A window of Hydrotalea sp. genomic DNA:
GCGCGGGGGCTTTAGGCTCTAAGGTATTGGGTCGTGCCCGGCCCCGCCGCCGCCCAACCATTTAATCGGGTGGCAACGGGCGATGCGCCGCACCGCCAACCACCCGCCATGCCACGCGCCGTGTTTTTTTATCGCGGCGGCGGCATATTGCGAACAACTGGGGGTGAAACGACATCGCCCACCAAAAAAATAGGCCAGGCTGTGGCGATAAATCGCAATCAGGGTGAGGAGTATTTTTTGCGCCATGGCAAGATTCCTATCACGATTTTTTTAATTCTGCCACACCACAGCTTGCACCATGCCCCACACCACGCCGCATATGGCGGCCAACCCGCCAGTCAGCAAATGCCACAGGCCACCCCACACCGCGGCGATAATCCATTTGGCAAGGTCAATAAAAACCCGCAACATCATATCCATCAACCACGAAAATGGCCAATGGTTATGCAACAACAACCACAGAATAAAAAACAAACCGCAAAAGCTTATCACCTGCTTCGCAACCTGTTCCAGCACCAGCCCAAGGTATTTTTCCAACGGGTGAAACACCACCCTTTCAAACGCCACCCAAATGTAATGGGCGATTTTATCGACGACCGGGCTAAAGATAATTTTTTTTAAATGGTTTATGGGTGCGGCCACCATATTGGTGAACAATTGTTTTATGTTTTTCATGGGTTTCCTTTCGTAACATGGTTACTCCACCCATAAAAACCACCATATCAACAAAAAGAACAAAATGCAAACAAAAAACAAAAAACAAAAAACAAAAAACAAAAAACAAAAAAAATGGGCGGCCAGTTTTTGCTGGTCGCCCGTTAAAAAACAATAATCATTGTTTCTATCGAATAAAAAATAGCAACGTTAGTTGCTCCATTTCTTCATTCGTTTTTCCATCTTTTCTTCCCACCGCGCATATTGCTCGGGCGTCAGAACAGACTTCATTTGGGATTTTCGTTTTTCCATCATCGCTTCGCGATTAGATTTCATGGTTTGAAAATCCGCCAACATAAATGTTTTAATTTGCGCAACTTGTGAATCGTTTAGATCCATTTTTCTCGCCATTTTATCAACTTTATGCTGAACCATCGCCTCTGGGTTTTTCATCTTATCACGGAAATGATTACGCATCACACCGCAACCAATCGCCACGACAGCAATCACAACCGCCAGGGTTGAAACGACGCTAATCAGGGTATGTTTTGAAAACACCAAAGACCAAAAGTTCTTTTTCATGCTCTTTTTCATATTTTTCTCCTTTCTATTGCTTTCTATATAGTATCTTACCACGATAGAAAAAAGATGGCGTCTGTTAAGATTTATTAATGGCGAATTACCGCCCCGCAAGTCTGCCCCTACGACGCCGGGTCGCGGTGTTTCAAGCGGATGGCGTCAATCTCCGCCAGAATTTTATCGCTGAGTTTCACGTCGTAGGCGTCGATACATTCGTCAAGTTGCGCGACACTGCTGACGCCGATAATGGTCGATGCCACTTGCCATTTGTGATAAATAAACGACAAGGCCAATTGCGTCGGCGTCAACCCATTGTCGCGCGCCAATTGGTTATATAATTTGGCAATTGCCAGGGCCTCGGGCCGAGCATAACGCATGGCGCGAAATTGTTGATACATCGACATGCGGCCCAAATTATCATTTTTGCCGGCGACGGGTTCAATACCAACTTCGTCATATTTTCCGCTCAACACGCCAAACGCCAATGGGGAATAGGGGATAAGCGACACGCCCAGCCGATGCATTGTTTCATCCAAACCATTTTCCAATGCACGACTGGTCAGGCTGTATGGATTCTGCACCGTCGCCACCCGTGCCAAACCATGTTGTTCGGCCAAGCGCACAAATTCATGCACACCATATGGCGTTTCGTTCGACAGGCCAATGGCGCGCACCTTGCCCGCCTTGACCAATTTATCCAACGCCACCAATTGTTCGTGAATCGTGGCATTGCCCTTTGGCTCCTTGGTCGGGTCGTAATACATGGTGCCAAACACCGGCACCATGCGGTTTGGCCAATGAATTTGATAAAGGTCGATGACGTCGGTTTGCAGACGTTTTAAACTGGCGTCGCAGGCCGTGGCAATATCGTCCGCCGTGGTGTTGTTTTTGCCGCCGCGCACCCATGGCGCGGTGGTCATGCCGACAACCTTGGTCGCGACCACCCATTGTTTGCGTTTACCCGCATTTTTGGCAAAATAATTGCCGATGATGGTTTCGGTCTTGGTGTAATTTTTTTCTATCAATGGCACGGCATAGGCCTCGGCCGTGTCCATAAAATCAACGCCCCGTTCCAACGCGCGGTCCATAATTTTATAAGCGGTTGATTCGTCAACCTGGTCGCCGAACACCATGGTGCCCAAACAAATCGGGGACACCATCAAATCTGATTGGCCAAGTTTAACTTTTTTGTCGGTGAATTTTTTCATGCCTGCAACCTATCATATCACTTGCCAAAAAACAATAAATTGCTATAGCAGTGTTATGAAAATTGCATTTTTATTCCCGGGTCAGGGTTCACAAGCCGTCGGCATGGGCCGCGACCTGGCCGAACAATTCCCCGTGGCGCGCGCGGTGTTTGACGCGGTTGATGATGCCCTGCACGAACGCCTCAGCGATATTATTTTCAACGGCCCGGCCGACCAATTAACCATGACCGAACATACCCAACCGGCGTTGATGGCCATGTCGGTTGCCACATTAAAAGTTTTGGAACAGGAAACCGGCAAAAAAATAACCCAAATGGCGGGCGCGGTCGCCGGCCACAGCCTGGGCGAATATTCGGCCCTGACCGCGGTGGGCAGTTTACCGCTGGCCACCACCGCGACATTATTAAAAACCCGCGGCCTTGCCATGCAATCGGCGGTCGCCCCCGGCCTCGGCGCCATGGCGGCATTGTTGGGCATGAATTGGGGCGAGGTTGAAACCATAATTGCCGAGGCAAATTCTACCGGCGCGGTGGTTTCATGCGCCAACGACAATGCCGATGGTCAGGTGGTGATTTCCGGTAAAAAAGACGGCGTTGATAAGGCGATAGAAATTGCAAAAACCAAGGGGTTAAAACGCGCCGTGCCATTGCCGGTGTCCGCGCCATTTCATTCACCATTGATGGCACCGGCGGCGGAAAAAATGATGGCCGCGCTGGATTCTATCACCATCGCCGCGCCAAACTTGCCGCTTTACAACAACATCACCGCCATGGCACAAACCGATGGCCAAAAAATCAAACAGGATTTGGTGGCCCAAGTTTGCGGCCGGGTTCGTTTTCGCGAAACCATCATCAATATGGAGCGCGATGGCTTCAGCCATTTTGTCGAAATCGGCGCGGGCAAAGTATTGACCGGTTTGGTCAAGCGTATCGCGCCAAATGCCACCACCGCGAACATTGCATCGGTAAATGATGTGAAGGAACAACTTGCTTTTTTTAAAAACCCTGGCTAAAACCACAACCATGATGTTCAAACTTGACGGATTAAAAGCCCTGGTAACCGGTGCCTCTGGCTCCATCGGCTCGGCCATTGCCATGGCGCTGAGCTCGCAAGGGGCCGAGGTTATTTTAAGCGGCACCCGCATGGATAAATTGGAAGAATTGCAAAAAAAATTACCAACCAAATCGCATATCATCACCGCCAATTTGAAAGATCGCGCCGACGTGCAAAAATTAGTCAAGGAAGCCGACAAAATCGGTGTCGATATTTTGGTCAATAACGCCGGTTTAAACCGCGACAATTTGTCGATATTGATGAAAGACGAAGAATGGGACGATGTGTTGCAGGTTAATTTAACCGCTGGGTTTTTCTTGATGCGCGGGCTTATCCGGTCAATGATGAAACGCAAATTCGGCCGGATTATTTCCATTACATCGGTGGTTGGCCACGCCGGTAACGCCGGCCAAGCCAATTATGTCGCGACCAAGGCGGCGATGAGCGGCCTGACCCGCACCCTG
This region includes:
- the yidD gene encoding membrane protein insertion efficiency factor YidD → MAQKILLTLIAIYRHSLAYFFGGRCRFTPSCSQYAAAAIKKHGAWHGGWLAVRRIARCHPIKWLGGGGAGHDPIP
- a CDS encoding Spy/CpxP family protein refolding chaperone; protein product: MKKNFWSLVFSKHTLISVVSTLAVVIAVVAIGCGVMRNHFRDKMKNPEAMVQHKVDKMARKMDLNDSQVAQIKTFMLADFQTMKSNREAMMEKRKSQMKSVLTPEQYARWEEKMEKRMKKWSN
- a CDS encoding aldo/keto reductase, encoding MKKFTDKKVKLGQSDLMVSPICLGTMVFGDQVDESTAYKIMDRALERGVDFMDTAEAYAVPLIEKNYTKTETIIGNYFAKNAGKRKQWVVATKVVGMTTAPWVRGGKNNTTADDIATACDASLKRLQTDVIDLYQIHWPNRMVPVFGTMYYDPTKEPKGNATIHEQLVALDKLVKAGKVRAIGLSNETPYGVHEFVRLAEQHGLARVATVQNPYSLTSRALENGLDETMHRLGVSLIPYSPLAFGVLSGKYDEVGIEPVAGKNDNLGRMSMYQQFRAMRYARPEALAIAKLYNQLARDNGLTPTQLALSFIYHKWQVASTIIGVSSVAQLDECIDAYDVKLSDKILAEIDAIRLKHRDPAS
- the fabD gene encoding ACP S-malonyltransferase; translation: MKIAFLFPGQGSQAVGMGRDLAEQFPVARAVFDAVDDALHERLSDIIFNGPADQLTMTEHTQPALMAMSVATLKVLEQETGKKITQMAGAVAGHSLGEYSALTAVGSLPLATTATLLKTRGLAMQSAVAPGLGAMAALLGMNWGEVETIIAEANSTGAVVSCANDNADGQVVISGKKDGVDKAIEIAKTKGLKRAVPLPVSAPFHSPLMAPAAEKMMAALDSITIAAPNLPLYNNITAMAQTDGQKIKQDLVAQVCGRVRFRETIINMERDGFSHFVEIGAGKVLTGLVKRIAPNATTANIASVNDVKEQLAFFKNPG
- the fabG gene encoding 3-oxoacyl-ACP reductase FabG; translation: MMFKLDGLKALVTGASGSIGSAIAMALSSQGAEVILSGTRMDKLEELQKKLPTKSHIITANLKDRADVQKLVKEADKIGVDILVNNAGLNRDNLSILMKDEEWDDVLQVNLTAGFFLMRGLIRSMMKRKFGRIISITSVVGHAGNAGQANYVATKAAMSGLTRTLAEEYGTRGITVNCVAPGLIKTEMTDKLTDEQRADLLQRVPSGEIGKPEEVAAGVAFLASREAGYVTGATLHINGGSEMRD